The window GACGAGCGCGGCGGGCTGGTCGCCCTGGGTGGCCAGGGCCTTGCCGCCCACGACGAGGACGACGGTTCCCAGTAGTCCGGCGAAGCCCAGCCGGGCCCGATATGCCTTCCCGGCGTTGAGGTTCATGTCAGGTCGCGGCGCCCGCTTCCGGCTGCTGGAGGCCGGCCGACGGCACCGCCACCTCCCTTCGGGTCACGTCTTCGTCCCGGTCCCGCTCGTCGGGGGCGGCGCGCCGCGTGCGGCGGGGGAAACCGGTTGAGTTGTCAGGATCCGAAGGATCCGGCCGTCCGTCGGCGCTGTCGACGCTCTTGGCACTGTCGGCGCCATCGGCACTACCAGCGTCATCGGCGCCGTCGGGGCGGTCGGCGTCCCGCGGCGCGCCGACGTAGGCGTCGCGCAGCGAGAAGACCTCGGTGTGGATCTGATCGGCGGCGAGGCCGAGAGTCTGCAGCGAGCGGACAAGCGTATGGATCATGCCGGTGGGTCCGCAGATGAAGACGTCGCGCTCGATCAGGTCCGGCACCGCCGCGGCGAGCGCGTCGGCCGCCAACGGGTCATGGCCAAGCTCACGCCGCGACCCGACGATGCCCTGGACCCTCATCCGATGTCTGCTCGCGATGCGCCGCAGCTCGCTCCACAACGCGAGATCGTCTGCCTTGCGCACCCGGTGGATGACGACGACGTCCTTGCCGCGGTTGGCGAGCTCCTCCGCGAGCGCCCGGATCGGCCCGATCCCGCCGCCGCCGGCGACGAGCAGCGACTTGCCGCGGGTCGCTCGCTCGGCGGTGAACAGCCCGAACGGGCCATCGACGACGACGACCGTGCCAGGACGGAGGCTGGCCATCGCCCTGGACTGGTCGCCCGCGGCCTTGACGGTGATGCGCAGCCGGTCCGGCCGAGGCGGCGCGGACAACGAGTAGGGGTGCGCGCTGAGCCAGTGCCCCGGGGCGAGGAACCGCCACCGCAGGAACTGGCCGGACCGCGCCCCGAGCCGGTCCACGTTCCGGCCGCGAATCCACACGGAGACGATCCCCGGCGCCTCCTCGACCACCCGCTCCACGCGCAGTCGATGCCGGACATTCGCGACAAGCGGCAGGACCAGCCGGCCGATGACCAGGCAGGCGAACACCGTCACGTACATCGCCCGCCAGAGCCGCTGGTTGACCGGATGGCCGACGAACTCGGCACCGGTGGACACCTGGTGCCCATAAACCAGAAGCACGGCCGCGTAGGCGGCCAGGTGCAGGAAGTACCAGACCTCATAGGAGATCCGCGGGCGCAGCGTACGGGCGCTGGTCACCCCGACGGTGACGAACAGCAGGACGCCGATCGTCGCCTTCCACATCTCCGGATAGGTCGTGATCACGGTGAACAGCTCGGACACCGGCTGTCGATGATCGGCGAGGCCGTAGCCCCAGACCGTCAGCAGCACGTGCGAGACCATCAGCA of the Pseudofrankia saprophytica genome contains:
- a CDS encoding ferredoxin reductase family protein; translation: MDSTRVPEDGTSATEPGPVDEGGVPATMPGYRLDLASAGDGMPAAGPGSLGSIEVPATMPGYRLDLAPVEDGTPVTEPGPVGGTEMPVTMPGYRLEPAAAVAAAEPVAATATATAMAAPAAATAPARPTTGQAVGRASGRPSGSTNSTSSTASRSAQRRGQLAVRAGLVAWGVLVVGLWWFATPGSSLHGGAAVMTAFGRVSGLLAAYLMLVELLLMARIPVLERAVGLERLAAWHRGLGTNIVLLMVSHVLLTVWGYGLADHRQPVSELFTVITTYPEMWKATIGVLLFVTVGVTSARTLRPRISYEVWYFLHLAAYAAVLLVYGHQVSTGAEFVGHPVNQRLWRAMYVTVFACLVIGRLVLPLVANVRHRLRVERVVEEAPGIVSVWIRGRNVDRLGARSGQFLRWRFLAPGHWLSAHPYSLSAPPRPDRLRITVKAAGDQSRAMASLRPGTVVVVDGPFGLFTAERATRGKSLLVAGGGGIGPIRALAEELANRGKDVVVIHRVRKADDLALWSELRRIASRHRMRVQGIVGSRRELGHDPLAADALAAAVPDLIERDVFICGPTGMIHTLVRSLQTLGLAADQIHTEVFSLRDAYVGAPRDADRPDGADDAGSADGADSAKSVDSADGRPDPSDPDNSTGFPRRTRRAAPDERDRDEDVTRREVAVPSAGLQQPEAGAAT